One stretch of Arachis hypogaea cultivar Tifrunner chromosome 20, arahy.Tifrunner.gnm2.J5K5, whole genome shotgun sequence DNA includes these proteins:
- the LOC112784960 gene encoding methyl jasmonate esterase 1 isoform X2 — protein MEHVKKKHHQTLAFIWLLIILSSLTSKSGSSSSESSQNRKHHFVLVHGACHGAWSWYKVITLLKSWGHNVTALDLAASGVNQKQALELNSISEYFEPLTEFMTLSVNEGERVVLVGHSLGGLAISHAMEHFPHKISVAVFVTAFMPGPTANISAMYQMDWNLATTLVRPLKLFSNKDITKVLTLSHTKYSSVSRIFVVSEKDLVVSPNLQRWMIEHNPPNRVVEIAGSDHMIMMSKPIDLCLQLQSIAANYD, from the exons ATGGAACATGTAAAGAAGAAGCATCACCAAACACTAGCTTTCATCTGGTTATTGATTATCCTATCGTCTTTAACAAGCAAGTCAGGATCATCATCATCGGAGTCATCACAAAATAGAAAGCATCACTTTGTTCTAGTGCATGGAGCGTGCCACGGAGCATGGTCATGGTACAAGGTTATTACACTTCTTAAATCATGGGGTCACAATGTGACTGCCTTAGACTTGGCAGCTTCAGGGGTCAACCAAAAGCAGGCTTTGGAGCTTAATTCAATTTCTGAGTACTTTGAGCCTCTGACTGAGTTCATGACTTTATCAGTGAATGAAGGTGAAAGAGTGGTTCTTGTTGGTCATAGCCTTGGTGGCTTGGCCATATCCCATGCCATGGAACATTTTCCTCACAAGATTTCTGTGGCTGTCTTTGTCACTGCTTTCATGCCTGGTCCAACAGCCAACATATCCGCCATGTATCAAATG GATTGGAATCTGGCAACAACGTTGGTGAGACCATTGAAACTATTCAGCAACAAAGATATAACAAAAGTGTTAACCCTATCACACACAAAATATAGTTCTGTAAGTCGTATCTTTGTTGTGTCCGAAAAAGATCTTGTAGTCAGTCCAAATCTTCAACGATGGATGATTGAGCACAATCCCCCTAATCGTGTGGTTGAGATTGCTGGATCAGATCACATGATCATGATGTCCAAGCCCATAGACCTTTGCCTTCAACTACAATCTATTGCTGCTAATTATGAttga
- the LOC112784960 gene encoding methyl jasmonate esterase 1 isoform X1, giving the protein MEHVKKKHHQTLAFIWLLIILSSLTSKSGSSSSESSQNRKHHFVLVHGACHGAWSWYKVITLLKSWGHNVTALDLAASGVNQKQALELNSISEYFEPLTEFMTLSVNEGERVVLVGHSLGGLAISHAMEHFPHKISVAVFVTAFMPGPTANISAMYQMAFSNSGSILDNHYTYDEGRNKPATTFVFGPRYLASRLYQLSSKQDWNLATTLVRPLKLFSNKDITKVLTLSHTKYSSVSRIFVVSEKDLVVSPNLQRWMIEHNPPNRVVEIAGSDHMIMMSKPIDLCLQLQSIAANYD; this is encoded by the exons ATGGAACATGTAAAGAAGAAGCATCACCAAACACTAGCTTTCATCTGGTTATTGATTATCCTATCGTCTTTAACAAGCAAGTCAGGATCATCATCATCGGAGTCATCACAAAATAGAAAGCATCACTTTGTTCTAGTGCATGGAGCGTGCCACGGAGCATGGTCATGGTACAAGGTTATTACACTTCTTAAATCATGGGGTCACAATGTGACTGCCTTAGACTTGGCAGCTTCAGGGGTCAACCAAAAGCAGGCTTTGGAGCTTAATTCAATTTCTGAGTACTTTGAGCCTCTGACTGAGTTCATGACTTTATCAGTGAATGAAGGTGAAAGAGTGGTTCTTGTTGGTCATAGCCTTGGTGGCTTGGCCATATCCCATGCCATGGAACATTTTCCTCACAAGATTTCTGTGGCTGTCTTTGTCACTGCTTTCATGCCTGGTCCAACAGCCAACATATCCGCCATGTATCAAATG GCATTTAGCAACTCAGGATCGATATTGGATAATCACTACACTTACGATGAAGGGCGCAATAAACCAGCCACAACATTTGTATTTGGACCACGCTACCTTGCATCTAGATTGTATCAGCTCAGCTCAAAACAG GATTGGAATCTGGCAACAACGTTGGTGAGACCATTGAAACTATTCAGCAACAAAGATATAACAAAAGTGTTAACCCTATCACACACAAAATATAGTTCTGTAAGTCGTATCTTTGTTGTGTCCGAAAAAGATCTTGTAGTCAGTCCAAATCTTCAACGATGGATGATTGAGCACAATCCCCCTAATCGTGTGGTTGAGATTGCTGGATCAGATCACATGATCATGATGTCCAAGCCCATAGACCTTTGCCTTCAACTACAATCTATTGCTGCTAATTATGAttga